The Hemicordylus capensis ecotype Gifberg chromosome 5, rHemCap1.1.pri, whole genome shotgun sequence nucleotide sequence gtgagcgtgcacacacgtgcacgccttaaagggaacactggctgatactagagatgtacatgaaCAGGTTTGTACACACCCAGGAGGTGTGGGGAGGTGTTCTTTAAGACTGCATGGGTCTGGCACTTCTGGTATGACAccgaccggggctgcaaggaggcatgctgcagctccATGCCAGCAACTTTGGTGAGATCACCGGCGGGACTAATGTGACAGGggaagtaagagcaccctccctgtcccttaaagaaccccccacctccgaaccggtttgtgcatatccctagctgaTACTTTGTTCAGTAAAACACTTTATCAGAAGTATGCGTTCCAAAATATTGATAGCAAGCActcccataatttatttatttacttacaattaaaacaatcaacaattaaaattataaaataccataaaacatcaaacaataaaacaatttaaaaatcctgaaaaaacaggtacaattaaaaccctttaaaaaaatttaaaaaccttggaaggccaggccaaacagataggtcttaagggcctaaaaaccaataaagagttcaaattacagatttctgcagggagtacattccacagtccaggagcggctacagagaagacccgcctgtgtcgccaccagacgtaccggtggtaactggagacggatctcctcagataaCCTTAGTGTTCTTGTCCATAAAGTCTTCCTTGATCGTGCTGCTAGAGCCAGATACATAGTGTAATGTTTTCCAATCTGCAAGTGTGCCTTTACAAGATTACTCAAGAGGAACTGAGTAGATGGGGATGGATAGGAAGAGTTGGGAAAAGAATGATTTGTCCACTAATTTcagtgcagcttttaaaatatatccTTGGCTGGCATCCTAAGGTACAGTAGCAACAAGCCAGTCTTTTGAATTTCTTCAGCATGCCTGGGAGGATGCTAGTCTTATTCGCAATAATCCCATGAAGAGCAAGATTTGAAAGTGTTACCTGAGTGTGCCCAAAGTGGTACTGCCAACAGATTGGGATCCTAAGCTCTAGAGTTAGTTCATTTATTTAGTTCACTACTAAATAAAGGCAAGTACTGGGagaggctgtagttcagtggttgaACACCTGCTTTGGTCTCAGcagctctccctggcatctcccattaaaataatctcaaaaagcagggctgggaaagaacctcTGTTTTAGGCACTGCAAAGATACTGGCAGTTGGAGCAGGCAGTATTAGACCAGGTGAACCTTGGGTCTGATTTGTAAATGTTCCTGTTCACAAGTCTAGATGGCAGCATTTGGGCTGTGTCTATTCCATGTATGTGCCCAAATCTTTTTGATTTCCTATAAAATAATGTTTTGCCCCCAATCCAGGGTCAGAGCACATATTCAAGGCAGATCAAGCAAGTAGAAGATGACATTCAGCAGTTACTTAAGAAAATCAATGAACTCACAGGTATAATTCTCATGTACCTATTGGAAgtatatgtattttttatttgagtgtgtgtgaatgaatcaaatcaatcaatcaattaattaaaatgaattactCTGTTTAAGTATGAGCTCAATTGATAATGTTAGTAAAGTCACCATCTCTGTTTCAGGAATATTGTAAAGATTACTAGAGCTCTTAGGAAAAAAACTTcagatatatttattattaaacagAGGGTTGACCTCCCACTGCTGATTTGCCCCCTCCTATAACAGTGTTTCTATAAGATTTCAGACCTTTCAAAACTTATGTTACATTCATGAATGCCAGTGACTCTTTCAGGTTTTTTGTCTCATATAAAGCTGCATTGGTCACTTAAGTTTACATATATAGGGATATACAATTGATTATAGtgcaaagaattgcttcttttttCTCCCCCTAACCTTGTAGGCATTAAAGAGTCAGATACTGGGTTGGCTCCTCCTGCCCTCTGGGATCTGGCTGCAgataaacaaactcttcaaagTGAGCAACCGCTTCAAGTGGCAAGGTATACTTGTATTTCATTTGGTCACCTGAGGGAGTAGTACTATCAACATGAATAGCATcttctgcaagatattcccctcaggggatgaagccaatctgggaagagtgtaaggttttaagttccctccctggcttctccaagatagggctgagagagattcctgcctgcaaccttggagaagctgctgccagtctgtgaagacagtactgagctagatagaccaatggtctgactcagtatatggcagcttcctatgtatataTATTTCTCATAGGTGTACTGTCATTAATCCCATGTGcagcagctctcacgagagtttgtgagcaagctgccagcaggggaagaggaaagtggcacTGCAGGAGGCGAAGCAGGAAACAAAACAGTGGGGGTGGTCGAGTGGGAGGTAACGGCAGCAGCGAGCAGGGGAGGAAAACAACGGTGGTGGCGGGAGGGTGAGCTGGGAAAGAAAGTGGCGGCAGGCAAGCAAaactggaggtgcagatgctctgtgcccagctagTTCTAGTTGTTGCTCCTATCCTTCATGTGTAGCAGATTACCCCTGTTACAAAACGAATTGCTTAAAGTTTCTTTCCAGTACAACAAAATTAATATTGAGGTCTTCACATGGATCTATATCTTAGGAACTGGTTACCTGTCAATTTCACATGAGTTTCATTCCAGCACAGTGGAGTCTGACATTTCATTTCACAGTGGAAACTGACATTTCTCTAACCAATCTAAAGCGACACAGATCTTAGGGCCCAGGTATTTTCAATCTATGTGGATAAGAGAACACAGACTTCAGTTGGCTATTTAAGATGTCTCATGATACTGCTAATATTTAAGGCtttaagaagaaagagaaaaatatgCTTTAAGGGAGAATGGATAGTTAGCCAACAGTTGTCAGTATTTGGTATTATGGTGTAAATTCCAATAGTAGAAATTTGGCATTatcatgcacattcctaaataAGCCTGGAGTATGAAAAGTGATTGTCTTACATTTTTATTTACTCACAGATTGCTTATTACATTGTTTTTGTCTGGTTAGGTGCACAAAGATAATCAATGCAGATTCTGAGGACCCCAAGTACATTATCAATGTTAAGCAGTTTGCCAAATTTGTGGTGGATCTTAGTGATCAGGTGGCACCTACTGATATTGAAGAAGGGATGAGAGTTGGGTAAGTTGATACCAATCTTTAGTCCTTATATTCTTCAGATTGAAGTTGGTAGCATacactattttctttttttatacCATCGCATAGCAAAGCTCACTGAACAGTTAGCAACAAAATTACGCAATAACCAACAATAGACCATAACATCCATAAAACATAATATATTCTGACACAATATCAAATAAATATCACACAAGGCAAAGATTAAAAGCCAAGAAGTTGTAGTTTCCATACTATTTTCAATGTGTTCACTTGGTACCAGGCTATTAAATGCAGGCTGGTCAGTCAGGTCAGCATCCAGAGACCATTGGGAATGTCTGCTTGTAAGCATAATGGGGCATGAAACCAACATTTGGTCTTGCTTTATTTTAGCTAACTGTATATTTGGTTGTTGGGTCCTTCCTACAGAAGAATATAAAGGAAGCAAGACAAACCACCAAATCTGAACTGAAACAGATTACAGTAGGGTGCCTGGTGCCcttggagaagtgtgtgtgtgtgtcccagtaGCCCATCCAGCTCTGTTCCATTGATACATCGCTGTGTAGTCACATGACGTGGTATTCTGCACACAAATGTGACTGGATATAGGAATAGGCACTAAGAATCCTCTAGCATTTAAACATGTTTTTCAAGATTTTAGGGACCATTTTATTCAATTATTGTCTCTTCAACCAATTTCTGCAGTGTTGACAGAAACAAGTATCAGATCCATATCCCTCTGCCTCCAAAGATTGACCCAACTGTTACTATGATGCAGGTAAGATTACCTTTTAAAGatcatctttctctttcttcattAAAAAGTGTTTTTGCTTCACATTTTTAGCCTGTCTAATGTGACCTTCTCATTGCAACCTGCTATTCTTTCACAAAATTCATAAAACAAAGGTACATATGCATTTTTTGTAACGTAGGTAGAGGAAAAGCCTGATGTTACTTACAGCGATGTTGGAGGTTGCAAAGAACAGATTGAGAAGCTAAGAGAGGTGGTGGAAACACCCTTGCTACATGTAAGTATCCTACAGATTAGCTCTTTTCTCACATTATGTTCAGCTTTTGTACAATGAggatacagtgtacacaggtacagttattcacattttatgtgaATGTTGAAGGCAggttcagcagtacacttcccatctgtaccatgcatttgaaggatctGTACCAGGCTCACTTTTCAAATGATTGCAGATACAGTGACGAACAGGCAAAAATATTGTatcagtgtacagacatctgcacactcatacatCATGTCTGAGTAGGGCTGTTGCGTTTCTCCCTCTTGAAGGCTTGTCAGAGCTTTCACAGATACCAGAAAAACCTAAAATAGTTCTCCAGTAGACAGATTCCTTTGgaacacatttatttttaaattgtcaatGAGGATGTTCCCTTTTGGGAAAATAAGGATTATTGTTTGTGACGTTTTATTCCAACAGCAGCCACCCATTTACCTCTGGGTATCACAAATAGGCCAGGAAGATAatggcccttccagccttctgtgACTCCCCAGCATTTGTTGCTCAAATAAGTAGTGCCTCAGAGATCACAGGGAATATGAGGCTGAtggcttggaggaggaggataaagggaaatgacttaattttttcttcttctcttgtgTCACtattttctttatatatatttctctaagcatacctgtcgctaaactttgccaagttacccctgctaactgggcaaagagtcaccttttaccgcagtgattctctttatttagcagggggagagtaactggccctatgcacccccagcacagtacttccagtgactgctgctggtggcacAAGTTCTTTCtaacttgtgagccctttggggacagggagccatcttatttatttgttatttctctgtgtaaactgccctgagccatttttggaagggcggcatagaaattgaataaataaataaataataaaataaaataaaataaaataatcccgtgtgtggcagctctcgcaaaagTTTGTAAGCAGCTGCctggatggggatggggagataATGGTGGTGgtaggtggctggctggctggcaggcaaagaTAATGGTGGCAAATGGTGGTGGGTGGCTAGCCAGACAAAGAAAATGatggcagggaagggagggaagaagacAACAATGGGGGATGAGGGTGGAGAAGATGACGACGGGCAGGGGAAGAAGATGGCAGGCTCCTGGCTCAGCTAGTATGCAATTATTGTACAGTACTTCAAGGGGGTatacaaaatgttaaaacatacaatgaaaTGCCATCAGTTGTGAAGCTTCAGTGACAATTGGTTGTCTTTGGATCAGCTCTCTCATTACCACTGTGCTGCACAATATTCTTACCAACTCCTGTCCACTTGGTTTGTGTTCTACTTCTCAAACTTGAGCACTTTTCTTGACAGTTCACTGATCGCCGCAGCTTTACAAATCTAGTGTTAATGCCATGTCATACTTCTGGAGAGTCTTTGCTGGCAGGGGAGTTGCTGTTGGGAAGTACAGATACTTCCTGCGTAGTGCTTTTCATCCAGTTTGTATAACTTTTTAACTCTTTTTTTCCTCCACTGCAGCCTGAGCGATTTGTCAATCTTGGGATTGAGCCACCCAAAGGAGTGCTTCTCTTTGGTCCACCTGGCACAGGCAAAACCCTCTGTGCTCGTGCTGTTGCTAACCGGACTGATGCCTGCTTCATCCGAGTGATTGGATCTGAACTGGTGCAGAAATATGTGGGAGAGGTAATAAGACAGGCAGTAAATTTTGTGTCTGTATTGAAGGTGGTCAAAAGTTTTCAGAAGGACTATCTAAAGTATTTGTAAATGGGGTATAGAAATTCTTTGTAAATACTCAATATCTTCACATCATACAGGAAATTATGTACAAATGGTATGTCTGTGACTGATTTTGATACCTTTCATGTTCCTGTGTGGTTGAAACATGCACCTGCTTGCATATTTTTTTCTCATGCCTGCGGGCATATAGATTCAGAAACCTATTGCCAGCTGCACATGAGAGGGTTCAGAGTGTGCAGTAGCCTTGGAATTTGGTTAGCCAAGTAGATAGTGGCAACAGTCTGTTACACTGTAGATAGAAAGGGCTCTCTGCAACTAAAATTATTGCACATAATTGTATATGataagggtgtgcacgaaccacagAGCACTGGTACAGCGCTGCTGGGAGGGTGAATtttaagaggagagcaggtccactgGTGGTGTCACTGATAATGCGTGTGCAGACACCATCTGTGTGCTGGCGCCGCACGGGGGGCACCTGGGACAAGGGcccccccagcaggaagctgcatgggggcagccgagagcaggtaaggacctgttctcccttcttaaagctcctgctcccctccctgcagcgctGAACCAGCGCTagaactgtggtttgtgcacacccttagtgtGTGAACTATGGCTAATATCTTGTTTGTTCTAGAGTTATTTAAGTCGTTCCAATATTTTCTTTCAAAATTGAACTCAAATGACACTTGGGTTATatgaaaacctctctctcaatctctctcttttGAATAGGGTGCTCGAATGGTTCGGGAACTCTTTGAAATGGCCAGGACAAAAAAAGCCTGCCTTATCTTCTTTGATGAAATTGATGCTATTGGAGGTTGGTGTGAGCAAGCATATGCTTTTTCTTGTTCAATGTGGAGTGGAAAGTTCAATCTAAAAATGTTCTATATTTAATAAGGAAAAAAGCATGCCAACCTTTTAGTTGGTTCTGACTCTATACAGGCTATTATCTGAATGTTTTATATCTTTTACAAACAAATATGACTTCACCCAAGATGACTCGGTGTGGGGGTTCTACTAAATTCTCTTCTAGACACCTCCTTGTTCAGCTCTGTTTACTATATACAAAACTACCTATAGTTAAAATGAAATGGATTTGCTTCTAAACACAAGTAACTTCAGTGTTTTAACTTATGCTTAGTGATTTATACTTGAAATGTTGAATTAGGAGTTTGCCTGGACATCAGTAATGTTCTGAATATAAAAGGCAGTCTTAACATAGACAGGTGGTACAATTAGGGTTTGTACCAGCTGAGAAAGCAGGTGGTTTGTCTGAAGCACATCCGCGTCATACCTCCCTTGCCATGTAAAGTTATCCTGCTGGACAGAAGATTAagtattggggtggatgaaacaTCTTGTCTCTTGACCAGTGTGCTCTTCTGCTCTAGACTGACCTCTGTAACACGATCGAGAAACAAGGAAAAGTATCTAATTACATCCTCCTTGCATGTAGCTGGTGAGGTCCTCTTTTTCCTCCTGCAAACATTTTGACTTGCATCACAATTTAATGCttgcttattcagaagtaagcgcCAGTAAGTTCAGTGGACTTAACCCTTGGTATATAAGCATAGGATTACTGCCTTAGTTTAATAGTCACAGATGATGCTGGTAAGACTAGCCATCCTTTGTGGGAATAAATTGCCTTGCAAATTCATCCTTTC carries:
- the PSMC2 gene encoding 26S proteasome regulatory subunit 7, which produces MPDYLGADQRKTKEEEKEDKPIRALDEGDIALLKTYGQSTYSRQIKQVEDDIQQLLKKINELTGIKESDTGLAPPALWDLAADKQTLQSEQPLQVARCTKIINADSEDPKYIINVKQFAKFVVDLSDQVAPTDIEEGMRVGVDRNKYQIHIPLPPKIDPTVTMMQVEEKPDVTYSDVGGCKEQIEKLREVVETPLLHPERFVNLGIEPPKGVLLFGPPGTGKTLCARAVANRTDACFIRVIGSELVQKYVGEGARMVRELFEMARTKKACLIFFDEIDAIGGARFDDGAGGDNEVQRTMLELINQLDGFDPRGNIKVLMATNRPDTLDPALMRPGRLDRKIEFSLPDLEGRTHIFKIHARSMSVERDIRFELLARLCPNSTGAEIRSVCTEAGMFAIRARRKIATEKDFLEAVNKVIKSYAKFSATPRYMTYN